In Tenacibaculum pacificus, a single window of DNA contains:
- a CDS encoding DUF4870 domain-containing protein, which translates to MSAFVGYLFPLGSIITPLILWQTLKDRSLFLDKHGKEAVNFNISFGLYIFILSASFFSFFFGNFLNIFNGIDIDFGEHHSYNGIFGFLGIASLVSIVSLIKIALIIIAAMKANKGEEYHYPFTINFIK; encoded by the coding sequence ATTTCCGCATTTGTAGGATATTTATTTCCTTTAGGAAGTATTATAACGCCTTTAATATTGTGGCAAACTTTAAAAGATAGAAGTTTATTTTTAGATAAGCACGGAAAAGAAGCTGTAAACTTTAATATCAGTTTTGGTTTATATATTTTTATTTTAAGCGCTTCTTTCTTTTCTTTTTTCTTCGGAAATTTTTTAAACATTTTTAATGGAATCGACATTGACTTCGGTGAACATCATTCTTATAATGGTATTTTCGGATTTTTAGGAATTGCCTCTTTAGTAAGTATTGTTTCGTTGATTAAAATAGCTTTGATTATTATCGCTGCAATGAAAGCAAATAAAGGAGAAGAATACCACTATCCTTTTACAATTAATTTTATAAAATAA
- a CDS encoding DUF4442 domain-containing protein, which produces MKFTPRKINFFTLFKLPSAYICGIRVKFISDEKSEVSVKHRWINQNPFNSMFWAVQGMAAELSTGILVMQAIDKSNRKVSMLVTNMNATFTKKATGRIYFKCNDGLVIKRAIQKSIETGEGQTILVTSEGINEDGISVSKFQFEWSLKVKS; this is translated from the coding sequence ATGAAGTTTACACCTCGAAAAATAAATTTTTTCACTTTATTTAAATTGCCTTCTGCATATATCTGTGGAATTAGAGTTAAGTTTATTTCTGATGAAAAATCAGAAGTAAGCGTAAAACATCGTTGGATAAATCAGAATCCTTTTAATAGTATGTTTTGGGCGGTACAAGGAATGGCAGCCGAGTTATCTACAGGTATTTTAGTGATGCAGGCTATTGATAAATCTAATAGAAAAGTATCCATGTTAGTAACTAATATGAATGCTACTTTTACTAAAAAAGCTACAGGTAGAATTTATTTTAAATGTAATGATGGATTGGTTATAAAAAGAGCAATTCAAAAATCGATTGAAACAGGTGAAGGGCAAACTATTTTAGTTACATCGGAAGGAATTAATGAAGATGGTATTTCTGTATCTAAATTTCAATTTGAATGGAGTTTAAAAGTAAAGTCATAA
- a CDS encoding PadR family transcriptional regulator, whose translation MKIENTKAQMRKGVLEYCILSILQNGDAYTSEILLTLKSAEMIVVEGTIYPLLTRLKNAGLLSYRWEESTSGPPRKYYVLTENGVLFLKELNNTWSNLVNAVNLVTTTKSTNDE comes from the coding sequence ATGAAGATTGAAAATACAAAAGCACAAATGCGAAAAGGGGTTTTAGAATATTGCATTTTATCTATTTTACAAAATGGTGATGCTTATACTTCTGAAATACTTTTAACATTAAAAAGTGCAGAAATGATTGTGGTTGAAGGAACTATTTATCCATTATTAACTCGCCTAAAAAATGCAGGTTTACTTAGTTATAGATGGGAAGAATCAACCTCAGGACCACCACGAAAATATTATGTTTTAACAGAAAATGGTGTGCTATTTTTAAAAGAATTAAACAACACTTGGAGTAATTTAGTAAACGCAGTAAACTTAGTAACTACTACAAAATCAACTAACGATGAATAA
- a CDS encoding PspC domain-containing protein, translating to MNKTININLGGFFFHIDEIAYQKLKRYLEAIARSLSDDPQGKNEIISDIEARISELLSEKITDARQVVNENDIEEIITIMGQPEDYAEVEEDYSDDTSYSSKTKKSTSKKLFRDGDDKFLGGVCSGIAHYFNIDVIWIRIAFIILVASGFSPLAYIILWVLLPEAKTTSEKLQMEGEAVNIDNIEKKIRNEFEYLSEKLKDGASEISDKISSADYEKLRSKTTSGLQDFIDTIAKILLTLFKIFGKFMGILLIFIAGSTILALLFGAFSIGSLEILNVDNDFVHYPPFFYESILPKWLLAISLFLLIGIPMIVLFILGLRILSPSIKKLNTTTIFTLLGIWLISLFTISFSGIEYATTHAYNGTNVSKHNITYTKEQPLKIRVVNDDNIYYNQNLSNRNNAEDVVINDVKMKYSNDINIDVRKSETGNAYIEIKRTSEGKKRNKANDNAKEINYNFNITNNTIIFDAFFLSAYKNIWKDEEIKATVYIPEGTTVYFENSSRKFIDDIKNTQDIYDRNMANHHFKMTSRGFECRDCNSSNKYNDDENDDSNNNKDVSFLFDSTINDTKAELIITKETTKNELNKLAIWFKNKKGIDIDFSESSFYDDGKIKTYLLQVNCNDGFKGKSSDSKSMVIGNGKHGFIRSYGENDSLNFKIW from the coding sequence ATGAATAAGACAATAAACATAAACTTAGGCGGGTTCTTCTTCCATATAGATGAAATTGCTTATCAGAAATTAAAACGTTATTTAGAAGCAATTGCACGCTCTTTAAGTGATGATCCGCAAGGAAAAAATGAAATTATTTCAGATATTGAAGCACGTATTAGTGAACTTTTATCTGAAAAAATTACTGATGCTCGTCAGGTTGTAAATGAAAATGATATTGAAGAAATCATTACAATTATGGGGCAACCTGAAGATTATGCAGAAGTTGAAGAAGACTACAGTGACGATACTTCATACAGTTCTAAAACAAAAAAAAGTACGTCTAAAAAATTATTCAGAGATGGTGATGACAAGTTCTTAGGTGGAGTTTGTTCAGGTATTGCTCATTATTTTAATATCGATGTTATTTGGATTAGAATTGCTTTTATCATTTTGGTTGCCTCTGGTTTTTCGCCTTTAGCATATATTATTTTATGGGTTTTATTACCCGAAGCAAAAACAACTTCTGAAAAATTACAAATGGAAGGCGAAGCTGTAAACATTGATAATATTGAAAAAAAAATTCGTAACGAGTTTGAATATTTATCAGAAAAATTAAAAGATGGTGCTAGTGAAATATCCGATAAAATTTCAAGTGCAGATTATGAAAAATTACGCTCAAAAACAACATCAGGTTTACAAGATTTTATAGATACAATCGCTAAAATTTTACTTACTTTATTTAAAATATTTGGTAAATTTATGGGTATTCTTCTAATTTTTATTGCTGGTAGTACTATACTTGCGTTATTGTTTGGAGCATTTTCAATCGGTAGTTTAGAAATTTTAAATGTTGATAACGACTTTGTACATTATCCACCATTTTTTTATGAATCTATTTTACCGAAATGGTTGTTAGCAATTTCGTTATTTTTATTGATAGGAATTCCGATGATTGTATTATTCATCTTAGGATTAAGAATACTTTCTCCTTCTATTAAAAAATTAAACACAACTACTATTTTCACCTTATTAGGAATTTGGTTGATTTCATTATTTACAATTAGTTTTTCGGGTATCGAATACGCTACAACTCACGCTTATAATGGTACTAATGTGAGTAAACATAATATTACTTACACAAAAGAACAGCCTTTAAAAATAAGAGTTGTTAATGATGATAATATTTATTACAATCAAAATTTAAGCAATAGGAATAACGCTGAAGATGTAGTAATTAATGATGTTAAAATGAAATATTCTAACGATATTAATATTGATGTTCGTAAAAGCGAAACAGGTAATGCTTATATCGAAATTAAAAGAACATCTGAAGGTAAAAAACGAAATAAAGCAAATGATAACGCTAAAGAAATTAACTATAATTTTAACATAACAAACAATACAATTATTTTTGATGCCTTCTTTTTAAGTGCTTATAAAAACATTTGGAAAGACGAAGAAATTAAAGCAACTGTTTATATTCCTGAAGGTACAACAGTTTATTTTGAAAATTCTTCTCGTAAATTTATTGATGATATTAAAAACACTCAAGATATTTATGACCGTAATATGGCAAATCATCATTTTAAAATGACTTCAAGAGGTTTTGAATGTCGTGATTGTAACTCTTCTAATAAGTACAATGATGATGAAAATGATGATTCGAATAATAATAAAGATGTAAGTTTTTTGTTTGATAGTACCATTAATGATACAAAAGCAGAACTTATTATCACCAAAGAAACCACTAAAAATGAGCTTAATAAATTAGCTATTTGGTTTAAAAATAAAAAAGGAATTGATATTGATTTCTCAGAATCTAGCTTTTATGATGATGGAAAAATTAAAACATATTTACTACAAGTAAATTGTAATGACGGTTTTAAAGGAAAATCAAGCGATTCTAAAAGTATGGTAATCGGTAACGGAAAACATGGTTTTATTAGAAGTTATGGAGAAAATGATAGTCTGAATTTTAAAATTTGGTAA
- the gyrA gene encoding DNA gyrase subunit A, translating to MADGEKLIPINIEEQMKSAYIDYSMSVIVSRALPDVRDGLKPVHRRVLFGMHELGIKATGSYKKSARIVGEVLGKYHPHGDTSVYDSMVRMAQSWSVRYMMVDGQGNFGSVDGDSPAAMRYTEVRMQKISEDMLADIEKDTVDHRLNFDDTLQEPTVLPTRIPNLLVNGASGIAVGMATNMAPHNLTEVVNGTIAYIENNDIEIDELMEHIKAPDFPTGGTIYGYEGVRDAFHTGRGRIVMRAKTSFEEVKGRECIVVTEIPYQVNKAEMIKKTAELVNDKKLEGIANIRDESDRNGMRIVYVLKRDAIPNIVLNKLFKYTQLQTSFSVNNIALVNGRPEQLNLKELIHYFVEHRREVIVRRTEFELKKAEARAHILEGLIIASDNIDEVIKIIRASKNGDEARESLIKRFELTEIQAKAIVEMRLRQLTGLEQDKLRGEFDEIMLTIIDLKDILANEPRRYQIITDELTHIRDKYGDERRSVIHYAGGDMRIEDMIPNSKVVVTISHAGYVKRTNLDEYKVQNRGGRGQKGATTRNEDFLEHLFVGTNHQYMMFFTQKGKVFWMRVYEIPEGGKNTKGRAMQNLINIEPDDKVKAFLVTEDLKDEEYINSRYVIMATKKGQVKKTSLEQYSRPRTNGINAITIKEGDELLEAKLTTGDSQVMLALKSGKSIRFEEAKTRPMGRTASGVRGISLQRDKDEVIGMIAVNDMDSNILVVSEKGYGKRSKLEDYRVTNRGGKGVKTLNISEKTGELVAIKNVDDSNDLMIINKSGLTIRMAVEDLRVMGRATQGVRLINIKETDSIAAVAKVMREEEEVSEEIEVVEEAQTETGTEIENNTNEDQE from the coding sequence ATGGCAGATGGCGAAAAGTTGATTCCTATCAACATTGAAGAGCAAATGAAATCAGCGTATATCGATTATTCGATGTCCGTTATTGTATCAAGAGCATTACCAGATGTAAGAGATGGTTTAAAACCAGTTCATCGAAGAGTTTTATTCGGTATGCACGAACTAGGTATTAAGGCAACAGGATCATATAAAAAATCTGCAAGAATTGTAGGGGAAGTACTTGGTAAGTATCACCCACACGGAGATACTTCTGTATATGATTCTATGGTTCGTATGGCACAAAGTTGGAGTGTACGTTATATGATGGTTGATGGGCAAGGAAACTTCGGTTCTGTTGATGGAGATTCTCCAGCAGCAATGCGTTATACTGAGGTAAGAATGCAGAAAATATCAGAAGATATGCTTGCTGATATTGAAAAAGATACTGTTGATCATCGTTTAAATTTTGATGATACTTTACAAGAACCAACGGTATTACCAACTCGTATTCCTAACTTATTAGTAAACGGTGCGTCAGGTATTGCAGTAGGTATGGCAACAAATATGGCACCACACAATTTAACAGAAGTTGTTAACGGTACTATTGCTTATATCGAAAATAACGATATTGAAATTGATGAGCTAATGGAACACATCAAAGCGCCAGATTTTCCTACAGGAGGAACTATTTATGGTTATGAAGGTGTACGTGATGCTTTTCATACTGGTAGAGGGCGTATTGTGATGCGTGCTAAAACTAGTTTCGAAGAAGTAAAAGGAAGAGAATGTATCGTTGTTACTGAAATTCCTTATCAGGTGAACAAAGCAGAAATGATTAAAAAAACTGCGGAGTTAGTTAATGATAAAAAATTAGAAGGAATTGCGAATATTCGTGATGAATCTGATAGAAACGGAATGCGTATTGTTTATGTTTTAAAGCGTGATGCAATTCCTAATATCGTTTTAAATAAATTGTTTAAATATACTCAGTTACAAACATCATTTAGTGTTAATAATATTGCACTTGTAAATGGTCGTCCTGAACAATTAAACTTAAAAGAATTAATTCATTATTTTGTAGAACATAGACGTGAAGTTATTGTTCGTAGAACAGAATTTGAATTAAAGAAAGCTGAAGCAAGAGCCCATATTTTAGAAGGATTAATTATTGCTTCAGATAATATTGATGAGGTAATTAAAATTATCCGTGCCTCTAAAAATGGTGATGAAGCTCGTGAGAGTTTAATCAAGCGTTTTGAATTAACTGAAATTCAAGCTAAAGCCATTGTTGAAATGCGTTTACGTCAATTAACAGGCTTAGAGCAAGATAAATTACGTGGTGAGTTTGATGAAATAATGTTAACTATTATCGATTTAAAAGATATTTTAGCGAACGAACCAAGACGTTATCAAATAATTACAGATGAATTAACTCATATTAGAGATAAATATGGTGATGAACGTCGTTCTGTAATTCATTATGCTGGTGGAGATATGCGTATCGAAGATATGATACCAAACTCTAAAGTTGTAGTTACTATTTCGCATGCAGGATATGTAAAACGTACGAATCTTGATGAATATAAAGTTCAGAACAGAGGTGGACGTGGTCAAAAAGGAGCAACTACTCGTAATGAGGATTTCTTAGAGCATTTATTTGTTGGAACAAATCATCAGTATATGATGTTCTTTACTCAAAAAGGAAAAGTATTCTGGATGAGAGTGTATGAAATCCCCGAAGGAGGAAAGAATACCAAAGGTAGAGCAATGCAAAACTTAATCAACATTGAACCTGATGACAAAGTTAAAGCATTTTTAGTTACTGAAGACTTAAAAGATGAAGAGTACATCAATAGTCGTTACGTAATTATGGCAACTAAAAAAGGACAAGTTAAAAAGACTTCTTTAGAACAATATTCTCGTCCAAGAACTAATGGAATTAATGCGATTACTATTAAAGAAGGTGATGAGCTTTTAGAAGCTAAATTAACTACTGGAGATAGTCAGGTAATGTTAGCATTAAAATCGGGTAAATCTATCCGTTTTGAAGAAGCTAAAACTCGTCCGATGGGAAGAACTGCATCTGGAGTTCGTGGGATAAGTTTACAACGTGATAAAGATGAGGTAATAGGAATGATTGCTGTAAATGATATGGACAGTAATATTTTAGTGGTTTCTGAAAAAGGATACGGAAAAAGATCTAAATTAGAAGATTACCGTGTAACAAACCGTGGTGGAAAAGGTGTAAAAACTTTAAATATATCAGAAAAAACAGGAGAATTAGTAGCGATTAAAAACGTAGATGATTCAAATGATTTAATGATTATTAATAAATCGGGACTTACAATTCGTATGGCTGTTGAAGATTTACGTGTAATGGGTCGTGCAACACAAGGTGTTCGTTTAATTAATATTAAAGAAACAGATAGTATTGCTGCAGTAGCAAAAGTAATGCGTGAAGAAGAAGAGGTATCAGAAGAAATTGAAGTAGTCGAAGAGGCTCAAACAGAAACTGGCACGGAAATTGAAAATAATACAAACGAAGATCAAGAATAA
- a CDS encoding ATP-dependent Clp protease ATP-binding subunit produces the protein MEDNFSPQVKDVITFSKEEALRLGHDFIGTEHLLLGLIKKGDGKAIEILTTFDVDLELMRNKLEKLNPAILSIASIEKKNLHLTRQAEKAIKTTFLEAKLYQSNSIDTAHLLLCILRNENDPATKLLQKYDVTYEDAKALYKELHIDDDEFSSPIAETPSEDEPSRDKQNPFGQQSSKGKQVKSSKTPVLDNFGRDLTAFAIAGKLDPVVGRIKEIERVSQILSRRKKNNPMLIGEPGVGKSAIAEGLALRIVERKVSRILFDKRIVSLDLASLVAGTKYRGQFEERMKALMNELEKNDDIILFIDEIHTIVGAGGATGSLDASNMLKPALARGEIQCIGATTLDEFRTNIEKDGALERRFQKVIVEPTTVEETIQILHNIKGKYEAHHQVSFTDEAIEACVKLTNRYMTDRFLPDKAIDALDEAGSRIHITNIVVPQQILELEAKLEEIRKQKTRAVSGQKYEEAAKLRDDEKNIETALVSAENQWEEDAKLNREIVTEDNVAEVVSMMTGIPVNRVAEAESHRLADLPNMIKGKVIGQDEAVTKVVKAIQRNRVGLKDPNKPIGSFIFLGSTGVGKTQLAKVLARELFDSTDSLIRIDMSEYMEKFAISRLIGAPPGYVGYEEGGQLTEKVRRKPYSVILLDEIEKAHPDVFNMLLQVLDDGHITDSLGRKIDFRNTIIIMTSNIGARKVKEFGSGVGFGTSSKKDQEDAHVKSIIEGALKKSFAPEFLNRIDDVIIFNSLEREDIHKIIDIELEKLLSRIADLGYKLILNEKAKDYIADKGFDKKYGARPLKRAIQKYIEDALAQEIVNSKLDEGDTITMDLDEKNNKLVINIEKGTKTEESRTEIEE, from the coding sequence ATGGAAGATAATTTTTCACCACAGGTTAAAGATGTAATTACTTTTAGTAAAGAAGAAGCCTTACGATTAGGTCATGATTTTATTGGAACAGAACATCTATTGCTAGGTTTGATTAAAAAAGGAGACGGTAAAGCAATCGAAATCTTAACTACTTTTGATGTAGATTTAGAATTGATGCGCAATAAATTAGAAAAATTAAACCCGGCTATATTATCAATAGCAAGTATCGAAAAAAAGAACTTGCACCTTACTAGACAAGCAGAAAAAGCAATAAAAACTACGTTTTTAGAAGCTAAATTATATCAAAGTAATTCAATTGACACGGCACATTTACTATTATGTATTTTACGTAATGAAAATGATCCTGCTACAAAATTACTTCAAAAATATGATGTAACTTACGAAGATGCTAAAGCACTTTATAAAGAACTTCATATAGATGACGATGAATTTTCGTCTCCAATCGCTGAAACACCTTCTGAAGATGAGCCATCTAGAGATAAACAAAATCCTTTTGGTCAACAATCTTCAAAAGGAAAACAAGTAAAGAGTTCTAAAACACCTGTTTTAGACAATTTTGGTCGTGATTTAACAGCATTCGCAATTGCAGGTAAATTAGATCCTGTTGTTGGACGTATAAAAGAAATTGAACGTGTTTCTCAAATTTTAAGCAGAAGAAAGAAAAATAATCCAATGTTAATTGGAGAACCTGGTGTTGGTAAATCTGCAATTGCAGAAGGTTTAGCTTTAAGAATTGTAGAACGAAAAGTGTCAAGAATTTTATTTGATAAACGAATTGTTTCTTTAGATTTAGCGAGCTTAGTTGCTGGAACAAAATACAGAGGGCAGTTTGAAGAACGTATGAAAGCATTAATGAATGAGTTAGAAAAGAATGATGATATCATTTTATTTATTGATGAAATTCACACCATTGTTGGTGCAGGAGGCGCAACAGGTTCTTTAGATGCTTCAAATATGTTGAAACCTGCTTTAGCTCGTGGAGAAATTCAATGTATTGGTGCTACAACTTTAGATGAATTCAGAACAAATATTGAAAAAGATGGCGCTTTAGAACGTCGTTTTCAAAAAGTAATCGTAGAGCCTACAACTGTTGAGGAAACGATACAAATTTTACATAATATTAAAGGGAAATATGAAGCGCATCATCAAGTATCATTTACTGATGAAGCTATAGAAGCCTGTGTAAAACTTACAAATCGTTATATGACAGATCGTTTTTTACCTGACAAAGCTATTGATGCTTTAGATGAAGCAGGGTCTAGAATTCATATCACAAATATTGTTGTACCTCAACAAATTTTAGAACTAGAGGCTAAATTAGAAGAAATTCGTAAACAAAAAACGAGAGCAGTTAGCGGACAAAAATATGAAGAAGCTGCAAAGCTTCGTGATGATGAAAAAAACATTGAAACAGCTTTAGTATCCGCTGAAAATCAATGGGAAGAAGACGCTAAATTAAATAGAGAAATTGTTACTGAAGATAATGTTGCCGAAGTAGTTTCTATGATGACAGGGATTCCTGTAAACAGAGTTGCAGAAGCAGAAAGTCATCGTTTAGCTGATTTACCTAATATGATTAAAGGTAAAGTTATCGGGCAAGATGAAGCAGTTACCAAAGTTGTAAAAGCAATACAACGTAATCGTGTTGGATTAAAAGATCCTAACAAACCTATTGGGTCGTTTATATTTTTAGGTTCAACAGGAGTTGGAAAAACACAATTAGCAAAAGTATTAGCTCGTGAATTATTTGACTCTACTGACTCTTTAATTAGAATTGACATGAGTGAATACATGGAAAAATTTGCTATCTCTAGATTAATTGGAGCGCCTCCAGGATACGTCGGATACGAAGAAGGTGGACAATTAACCGAAAAAGTTAGAAGAAAACCTTATTCTGTAATTCTTTTAGATGAAATTGAAAAAGCACATCCTGATGTATTTAATATGCTTTTACAAGTGTTAGATGATGGACATATCACTGACAGTCTTGGAAGAAAAATTGACTTTAGAAATACTATTATTATTATGACTTCTAATATCGGAGCTCGTAAAGTAAAAGAATTTGGTTCAGGTGTTGGTTTTGGTACTTCATCAAAAAAAGATCAAGAAGATGCTCATGTAAAAAGTATTATTGAAGGTGCTTTAAAAAAATCATTTGCACCCGAATTTTTAAATCGTATTGATGATGTTATTATTTTCAATTCATTAGAACGTGAAGATATTCATAAAATTATTGACATTGAATTAGAAAAACTTTTAAGTCGTATTGCTGATTTAGGATATAAATTAATACTTAACGAAAAAGCAAAAGATTATATTGCTGATAAAGGTTTTGATAAAAAATATGGTGCAAGACCTTTAAAAAGAGCAATTCAAAAATATATTGAAGATGCTTTAGCTCAAGAAATTGTAAATTCTAAATTAGATGAAGGTGATACTATCACTATGGATTTAGATGAAAAAAATAATAAACTTGTTATCAATATAGAAAAAGGTACAAAAACGGAAGAATCTCGTACAGAAATAGAAGAATAA
- a CDS encoding TlpA family protein disulfide reductase, with protein MMKKILLLALIAITISSCEKEEEKPVKDYLVLSGTIKNFKKREINLIGLNFEKKIKVDKKTGSFSDTIQINRDNYYALILKKGRVSLDLYLKDTVDANIIADYKDINEVNFTGTNANINKYLADKKITFSKILVNANKLFSLDESDFLDKMKEYKDALIELSVSNNLPTDFLKKEVKSIEYEYLRNLSNYQDYYGALTENEDFTVSEDFPDPLKNFNYSSGDDYVSSYSYRKMLETQLYAIAQEKNEEGGDFPLTYLETVETIVNDSLAKNDLIYKKAKNDITYTDNLKEYHDKFMTYSTNKEHKEFISKTYNILKTTAKGQPAPKFSNFENYNGGTTSLDDLLNKGNYLYIDVWATWCAFCKREIPLLKNLEEEYHGKNITFVSISVDDKKQHEKWKQTIIDREMTGIQLFSGKKQGDLEWAQKFLIKGLPKFIIIDPNGNIVSPNAPAPSQGEKLIDIFDELGI; from the coding sequence ATGATGAAAAAAATACTACTTTTAGCCTTAATAGCAATTACTATTTCGTCTTGTGAAAAAGAAGAAGAAAAACCGGTAAAAGATTATCTTGTTTTATCAGGAACAATTAAAAACTTCAAAAAAAGAGAAATTAATTTAATAGGTCTTAACTTTGAAAAAAAGATAAAAGTTGATAAAAAAACAGGTTCTTTTTCTGATACTATACAAATTAATAGAGATAATTACTATGCACTTATACTTAAGAAAGGAAGAGTAAGTTTAGACTTATACCTTAAAGATACTGTAGATGCAAATATAATTGCTGATTATAAAGATATTAATGAGGTTAATTTTACAGGAACTAACGCTAATATTAATAAATATTTAGCTGATAAAAAGATAACATTTTCTAAAATTCTAGTAAATGCAAACAAATTATTCTCTTTAGATGAAAGTGATTTTTTAGATAAAATGAAAGAATATAAAGATGCTTTAATTGAGTTATCAGTTTCTAATAATTTACCTACAGATTTCTTGAAAAAAGAAGTTAAAAGTATTGAATATGAATATTTAAGAAACTTAAGTAATTACCAAGATTACTATGGTGCTTTAACAGAAAATGAAGATTTTACAGTTTCTGAAGATTTCCCTGATCCTCTTAAAAATTTCAATTACAGTAGTGGTGATGATTATGTAAGCTCATATTCTTACCGTAAAATGTTAGAAACCCAACTATACGCTATAGCACAAGAAAAAAACGAAGAAGGTGGTGATTTTCCTTTAACTTATTTAGAAACTGTAGAAACAATAGTTAATGATAGTTTAGCTAAAAATGATTTAATATACAAAAAGGCTAAAAATGATATCACTTATACTGATAATTTAAAAGAGTATCATGATAAATTTATGACATACTCTACTAATAAAGAGCATAAAGAATTTATTTCAAAAACATATAACATATTAAAAACAACTGCTAAAGGACAACCCGCACCAAAGTTTTCAAATTTTGAAAATTATAATGGAGGAACAACTTCTTTAGATGATTTATTAAATAAAGGAAACTATTTATACATTGATGTTTGGGCAACTTGGTGTGCTTTTTGTAAAAGAGAAATTCCTTTACTAAAAAATTTAGAAGAAGAGTACCACGGAAAAAATATTACGTTTGTAAGTATTAGTGTTGATGATAAAAAGCAACATGAAAAATGGAAACAAACAATAATTGATAGAGAAATGACTGGAATACAGTTGTTTAGCGGTAAAAAACAAGGGGATTTAGAATGGGCCCAAAAATTCTTAATAAAAGGATTGCCTAAATTCATTATTATTGATCCTAATGGAAATATTGTAAGTCCTAATGCACCTGCACCTTCTCAAGGAGAAAAGTTAATTGACATATTTGATGAATTAGGTATATAA